The Paraburkholderia sabiae genome includes a region encoding these proteins:
- a CDS encoding DUF4148 domain-containing protein yields the protein MKALIQAVVVSCALAAPALSFAQADQGQATRAQVRDDLQRVEQAGYRPVGDDASYPADIQAAEARVSGGQPMEQTAVGGVSPSGTMQMGAPASPSTDGNPKPVFFGQ from the coding sequence ATGAAAGCACTGATTCAAGCCGTAGTCGTATCGTGTGCGCTGGCTGCGCCGGCACTTTCCTTCGCTCAGGCCGACCAGGGCCAGGCCACGCGCGCGCAGGTTCGCGATGATCTGCAACGCGTCGAACAGGCGGGCTATCGTCCCGTAGGCGATGACGCTTCCTATCCCGCGGATATCCAGGCAGCCGAAGCCAGGGTGTCGGGCGGGCAACCGATGGAACAGACAGCCGTAGGCGGCGTCTCGCCGAGCGGCACGATGCAGATGGGCGCGCCGGCGTCGCCGTCGACGGACGGCAATCCGAAGCCGGTTTTCTTCGGGCAGTAA
- a CDS encoding (2Fe-2S)-binding protein, with product MSTTLILNGKSTTLDADPNMPLLWAIREVAGLHGTKFGCGMAQCGACTVHLEGQPIRSCVTPLSAVEGRHITTIEGLQGKPAKAVQAAWVKLQVPQCGYCQSGQIMSAAALLAQNPKPTDADIDAAMSGNICRCATYTRIRAAIHDAAGTIQG from the coding sequence ATGTCCACCACTCTGATTCTCAACGGGAAGTCCACGACGCTGGACGCCGATCCCAACATGCCGCTGCTCTGGGCCATCCGCGAAGTCGCGGGCCTGCACGGCACGAAATTCGGCTGCGGCATGGCGCAGTGCGGCGCGTGCACGGTGCATCTGGAAGGACAGCCTATCCGCTCGTGCGTCACGCCGCTGTCGGCGGTAGAAGGCCGCCACATCACGACGATCGAAGGCTTGCAGGGCAAACCCGCGAAAGCCGTGCAGGCCGCGTGGGTGAAGCTGCAAGTCCCGCAGTGCGGCTACTGTCAGTCCGGACAGATCATGTCCGCAGCCGCGCTGCTCGCGCAAAACCCCAAGCCGACGGACGCCGACATCGACGCCGCGATGAGCGGCAACATCTGCCGCTGTGCGACCTACACGCGGATTCGCGCAGCGATCCACGACGCCGCCGGCACGATTCAGGGGTGA
- a CDS encoding bifunctional diguanylate cyclase/phosphodiesterase, whose product MSSIIASLQRAFEYLSQDLLRRVEIRYRLITAFILLSLLPVLISGYISYAESTAAIKEKAEIFSKEVVKQVSRNVVLRMEQIETESSLLVLSDQVQAALMKVANGNAKEQSEARQDMTRLLLDHYGSVDFINEKYLLDDHDRIMDTQAFSQLTRGVMRFVRQAPDHNGRPYWGSYDNGVGQQNLGMVRAVIGKSNNRRLGNLVLVIRPEHFSTIFNDVASGTGTQICVVDMRTNKLIVRADDTSASADTTVAPSLIDRITHNNEALGEPNGFVSYEGKDRAGYFAAYTRIPGTTWFVVSTIPEKKLTAEAQSVRNQIVLVGISGFLLSIFFAYFISHSISAPLKNLVRKMHDTGSDAGAEADALAEEATVDGNGQDELGRLEARFERMRAAIRQKIHKINEINASLEQTVAERTAELVSRELESRTLIENSPDTITRYDRDLRRTYANPAFCASAGRSLSEALGKRPSEIPGGTNALIYERKINEAISSGKSGQFELRWLSKDGQEQCSHIRLTPEIDPSGNVNSVLAVGRDLSDRMAFEAAIWQQANFDTLTQLPNRQMFQNRLEQEAKIAQRSGHRMALMLIDLDRFKEVNDSLGHDTGDTLLIEAARRITSCVRETDTVARLGGDEFTVILPDIDNAGSIERIARSIIATLCEPFALGPDEAFISASIGVTVYPDDARELDVLFKNADQAMYAAKNAGRNRLNYFTPDLQVAAEKRLRLTSDLRTALPHEQFRLYYQPIVDLATGDIFKAEALIRWLHPERGMVSPLDFIPLAEDTGLIVPIGDWVFRQAVQQAKLWRTRFHPSFQISVNMSPVQIRQDNQLGTQWSDYLTREGMPGQSVAIEITEGLLLHADPDIDERLATFRNAGIRISIDDFGTGYSSLAYLKRFDIDFLKIDRSFVQNLGFDADNQALCEAMVVLAHKLGLKVIAEGVETVEQRDFLTAVGCDFAQGYLYSQPVPADQFEALVWPRIEASI is encoded by the coding sequence ATGAGCTCGATCATCGCTTCACTGCAACGTGCTTTTGAATATCTGTCGCAGGATCTGTTGCGCCGTGTCGAAATCCGCTACCGGCTGATTACCGCGTTCATCCTGCTGTCGCTGCTGCCCGTTCTCATTTCGGGCTACATATCGTACGCGGAGTCGACAGCGGCCATCAAAGAGAAGGCCGAGATCTTTTCGAAGGAAGTGGTCAAGCAGGTGTCGCGCAACGTCGTGCTGCGCATGGAGCAGATCGAGACGGAAAGCAGCCTGCTCGTGCTGTCCGATCAGGTTCAGGCCGCGCTGATGAAAGTCGCGAATGGCAACGCGAAGGAACAGAGCGAAGCGCGCCAGGACATGACGCGGCTGCTTCTCGATCACTACGGCTCGGTCGATTTCATCAACGAGAAGTACCTGCTCGACGACCACGACCGGATCATGGACACGCAGGCGTTCTCGCAACTGACGCGCGGCGTGATGCGCTTCGTCAGGCAGGCGCCCGATCACAACGGACGCCCTTACTGGGGCAGCTACGACAACGGCGTCGGCCAGCAGAATCTGGGGATGGTGCGCGCCGTCATCGGCAAGAGCAACAACCGGCGGCTCGGCAATCTGGTGCTGGTGATTCGCCCCGAACATTTCTCGACGATTTTCAACGACGTCGCATCGGGCACGGGCACACAGATCTGCGTGGTCGACATGCGCACCAACAAGCTGATCGTGCGCGCCGACGACACGTCCGCCAGTGCGGACACGACAGTCGCGCCCAGCCTGATCGACAGGATCACGCACAACAACGAGGCGCTCGGCGAGCCGAACGGCTTCGTCAGTTACGAGGGCAAGGACCGCGCGGGCTATTTCGCGGCGTACACGCGGATTCCCGGCACGACGTGGTTCGTCGTCAGCACGATCCCGGAAAAGAAGCTGACGGCCGAAGCGCAATCCGTGCGCAACCAGATCGTGCTGGTCGGCATTTCGGGTTTCCTGCTGTCCATCTTCTTCGCGTACTTCATCTCGCACAGCATTTCGGCGCCGCTGAAAAACCTCGTGCGCAAGATGCACGACACGGGCAGCGATGCAGGCGCCGAAGCCGACGCGCTCGCCGAAGAAGCGACTGTCGACGGCAACGGCCAGGACGAACTGGGCCGGCTCGAAGCGCGTTTCGAAAGAATGCGCGCGGCCATCCGGCAGAAGATCCACAAGATCAACGAGATCAACGCGTCGCTCGAACAGACCGTGGCCGAACGCACGGCAGAACTCGTCAGCCGTGAGCTGGAGTCGCGCACGCTGATCGAAAATTCGCCGGACACGATCACGCGCTACGACCGCGACCTGCGCCGCACGTATGCGAACCCGGCGTTCTGCGCGTCGGCGGGACGCAGCCTCAGCGAAGCGCTCGGCAAGCGGCCTTCGGAGATACCCGGCGGCACGAACGCGCTGATCTACGAGCGCAAGATCAACGAGGCGATTTCGAGCGGCAAGAGCGGGCAGTTCGAACTGCGCTGGCTCAGCAAGGACGGCCAGGAGCAGTGCTCGCATATCCGCCTCACGCCGGAGATCGATCCGTCGGGCAACGTGAATTCGGTGCTCGCCGTGGGACGCGACCTGTCGGACCGGATGGCGTTCGAAGCCGCGATCTGGCAGCAGGCCAACTTCGACACGCTGACGCAACTGCCGAACCGGCAGATGTTCCAGAACCGTCTCGAACAGGAAGCGAAGATCGCACAGCGCTCCGGACATCGGATGGCCTTGATGCTGATCGATCTGGACCGCTTCAAGGAAGTCAACGACTCGCTCGGACACGACACGGGCGACACGCTGCTGATCGAAGCCGCGCGGCGCATCACCTCGTGCGTGCGTGAAACGGACACGGTCGCGCGTCTGGGTGGCGACGAGTTCACCGTGATCCTGCCGGATATCGACAACGCGGGCAGCATCGAGCGGATCGCGCGTTCGATCATCGCCACGCTGTGCGAGCCGTTCGCGCTCGGACCGGACGAAGCGTTCATTTCGGCGAGCATCGGCGTCACGGTGTATCCCGACGACGCGCGCGAACTCGATGTGCTCTTCAAGAACGCCGATCAGGCGATGTACGCGGCGAAGAACGCGGGCCGCAATCGCCTGAACTACTTCACGCCTGACTTGCAGGTCGCGGCGGAAAAGCGCCTGCGTCTGACGAGCGATCTGCGCACCGCGTTGCCGCACGAACAGTTCCGCCTCTACTACCAGCCGATCGTCGATCTTGCGACGGGCGACATCTTCAAGGCCGAGGCGCTGATCCGCTGGCTGCATCCCGAGCGCGGCATGGTCAGCCCGCTCGACTTCATCCCGCTCGCGGAAGACACGGGCCTGATCGTGCCGATCGGCGACTGGGTGTTCAGGCAAGCCGTGCAGCAGGCGAAGCTGTGGCGCACGCGTTTTCATCCGTCGTTCCAGATCAGCGTGAACATGTCGCCCGTACAGATTCGCCAGGACAATCAGCTCGGCACGCAATGGTCCGACTATCTGACGCGCGAAGGGATGCCGGGACAGAGCGTGGCGATTGAAATCACGGAAGGCCTGTTGCTGCACGCCGACCCGGACATCGACGAGCGCCTCGCGACGTTCCGCAACGCGGGCATCCGCATTTCGATCGACGACTTCGGCACGGGGTATTCGTCGCTCGCGTATCTGAAACGCTTCGACATCGACTTCCTGAAGATCGACCGGTCTTTCGTGCAGAACCTGGGTTTCGACGCGGACAATCAGGCGCTGTGCGAAGCGATGGTCGTGCTCGCGCACAAGCTCGGGTTGAAGGTGATCGCGGAAGGCGTCGAAACGGTCGAGCAGCGTGACTTTCTGACGGCTGTCGGTTGCGACTTTGCGCAAGGCTATCTGTATTCACAACCGGTTCCGGCCGATCAGTTCGAGGCGCTCGTGTGGCCGCGTATCGAGGCAAGCATTTGA
- a CDS encoding xanthine dehydrogenase family protein molybdopterin-binding subunit yields the protein MTTDTVDIQRPARRSFLKGAGTVAAVALTIGFEWTVTSRRAIAAQAPGAAFAPNAFLRVGPDDSVTVIAKHVEMGQGAYTGIATIVAEELDADWSHVRVESAPADAKRYANLAFGTIQGTGGSSAMANSWMQLREAGAKARAMLVTAAAQQWKVPASDLRTERGVVYHDASGKHATYGSLTSAAASLPVPDNVTLKDPKNFKLIGSQAPRVDVPPKTDGTAQFTLDVTFPGMLVAVIQRPPQFGATVRSFDASAAKAVPGVVKVVQVPRGVAVVGKSFWAAKQGRDALKVDWDDTNAEKRSSADIMAEYRKAADKPGLPARTEGDAAKAIQGAARKICASYEFPYLAHAPMEPLDAVVKLTANSCEIWAGDQFQTVDQANAARVAGLQPQQVSIHTLYAGGSFGRRANPGSDYIAEAVSIAKALGANGTPVKLQWTREDDIHGGLYRPMYFHKLEAGLSRDGKLVGWQHRIVGQSIVADTPFSGLIKNGIDGTSVEGAANIAYAIPNLSVELSTMRTGVPVLWWRVVGSSHTAFAVEAFIDEAAHAAGKDPYQFRRDLLEHEPRMRGVLDLAAQKAGWSNAPLPSGKGRGIAVAEAFKTFVAQVAEVSVDKDGKVKVDRVVCAVDCGTAINPDVIAAQVEGGIGFGLGAALYGAITLKDGRIEQNNFDGYRVLRIDAMPKVEVHIVQSTLPPTGIGEPGVAPVGPAVANAIFAATGKRVYALPFSTENLA from the coding sequence ATGACGACCGATACCGTTGACATCCAGCGCCCGGCGCGGCGCTCGTTTCTGAAAGGCGCGGGCACGGTGGCCGCAGTTGCGCTGACCATCGGCTTCGAATGGACCGTGACGTCCCGGCGCGCGATCGCGGCGCAAGCGCCAGGCGCTGCGTTCGCACCGAACGCCTTCCTGCGCGTCGGCCCCGACGACAGCGTGACCGTGATCGCGAAGCACGTCGAAATGGGCCAGGGCGCTTACACCGGGATCGCGACGATCGTCGCGGAAGAACTCGATGCGGACTGGTCGCACGTGCGCGTCGAAAGCGCGCCCGCCGATGCGAAGCGCTACGCGAATCTCGCGTTCGGCACGATCCAGGGCACGGGCGGCAGTTCGGCGATGGCCAATTCGTGGATGCAGCTGCGCGAAGCCGGCGCGAAAGCGCGTGCGATGCTCGTGACGGCGGCGGCACAGCAATGGAAAGTGCCCGCGTCAGACTTGCGAACCGAGCGCGGCGTCGTCTATCACGATGCGAGCGGAAAGCATGCGACGTATGGCTCGCTGACTTCGGCGGCAGCGTCGTTGCCTGTACCGGATAACGTAACGCTGAAGGATCCGAAGAACTTCAAGCTGATCGGCAGCCAGGCGCCGCGCGTCGACGTGCCGCCCAAGACCGACGGCACCGCGCAGTTCACGCTCGACGTGACGTTCCCCGGCATGCTCGTCGCCGTGATCCAGCGGCCGCCGCAATTCGGCGCGACGGTCCGTTCGTTCGATGCATCGGCGGCGAAAGCGGTGCCCGGCGTCGTGAAGGTCGTGCAGGTGCCGCGCGGCGTCGCGGTCGTCGGGAAGAGCTTCTGGGCCGCGAAACAGGGCCGCGATGCGTTGAAGGTGGACTGGGACGATACGAACGCCGAGAAGCGCAGTTCGGCGGACATCATGGCCGAGTATCGCAAGGCCGCCGACAAGCCCGGTCTGCCCGCACGCACGGAAGGCGACGCGGCGAAGGCGATCCAGGGCGCGGCGCGCAAGATCTGCGCGAGCTACGAATTCCCGTACCTCGCGCACGCGCCGATGGAACCGCTCGACGCCGTCGTCAAGCTGACGGCCAATAGCTGCGAAATCTGGGCAGGCGACCAGTTCCAGACCGTCGATCAGGCGAACGCCGCTCGCGTCGCGGGTCTGCAGCCGCAGCAGGTCAGCATCCACACGCTGTATGCGGGCGGCAGCTTCGGACGGCGCGCGAATCCGGGTTCGGACTACATCGCCGAAGCCGTGTCGATCGCGAAGGCGCTCGGCGCGAACGGCACGCCCGTCAAGCTGCAATGGACGCGCGAAGACGACATCCACGGCGGCCTGTATCGCCCGATGTATTTTCACAAGCTCGAAGCGGGCCTGTCGCGCGATGGCAAGCTCGTCGGCTGGCAGCATCGGATCGTCGGGCAGTCGATCGTCGCCGATACGCCGTTCTCGGGGTTGATCAAGAACGGGATCGACGGGACGTCGGTGGAAGGCGCGGCGAACATCGCGTATGCGATTCCGAACCTCTCCGTCGAACTGTCGACGATGCGCACAGGCGTGCCCGTTCTCTGGTGGCGCGTCGTGGGCAGTTCGCACACGGCGTTCGCGGTGGAAGCGTTCATCGACGAAGCGGCTCACGCGGCTGGAAAAGACCCGTATCAGTTCCGGCGCGATCTGCTCGAACACGAGCCGCGCATGCGCGGCGTGCTCGATCTCGCCGCGCAGAAAGCAGGCTGGAGCAATGCGCCGCTGCCGTCTGGAAAGGGACGCGGCATTGCCGTAGCCGAAGCGTTCAAGACCTTCGTCGCGCAGGTCGCCGAAGTGTCCGTCGACAAGGATGGCAAGGTGAAGGTCGATCGCGTGGTTTGTGCGGTGGATTGCGGGACGGCGATCAATCCGGACGTGATTGCGGCACAGGTCGAAGGCGGTATCGGCTTCGGTCTGGGCGCAGCACTGTACGGCGCGATCACGCTGAAGGACGGCCGCATCGAGCAGAACAACTTCGACGGCTATCGCGTGCTGCGAATCGACGCGATGCCGAAAGTCGAGGTGCACATCGTTCAGTCGACGTTGCCACCGACGGGTATCGGCGAGCCGGGTGTCGCGCCTGTCGGTCCCGCTGTCGCGAATGCGATTTTTGCGGCGACGGGCAAGCGGGTCTATGCGCTGCCGTTCTCGACGGAGAACCTCGCCTAA
- a CDS encoding DUF4410 domain-containing protein, which yields MNNRRWKGFVAALWFAAFASAASGQQSGLASGPAPVVYVSDFELDAANITPDQSRLSRARRLAGSLSPLHLSEQDPQKKSQALVASMSETLIGDLQRGGIDARRLPAGAPLPAQGWLVRGVFLAVDEGNRVRRAVVGFGAGQGKIELAVAIDTLPVESPAPLYQTIEGQSDKHAPGAIIKLNPYVAAARYVMAGNDEQADIKQAASQVADTVVARVKQ from the coding sequence ATGAACAATCGACGGTGGAAGGGCTTTGTTGCAGCGTTGTGGTTCGCTGCGTTCGCGTCCGCTGCTTCGGGCCAGCAGAGCGGCTTAGCGTCAGGGCCAGCGCCCGTCGTCTACGTGTCGGATTTCGAACTCGACGCCGCCAACATCACGCCCGATCAAAGCCGCTTGAGCCGCGCGCGTCGCCTTGCGGGCAGTCTGTCGCCGCTGCATCTGTCGGAGCAGGATCCGCAGAAGAAGTCGCAGGCGCTGGTCGCGAGCATGTCGGAAACGCTGATCGGCGATCTGCAGCGCGGCGGCATCGATGCGCGCCGTCTTCCCGCCGGCGCGCCGCTGCCCGCGCAAGGCTGGCTGGTGCGCGGCGTGTTTCTGGCCGTCGACGAAGGCAATCGCGTGCGGCGCGCCGTCGTGGGTTTCGGCGCGGGACAGGGCAAGATCGAACTGGCCGTCGCCATCGATACGTTGCCCGTCGAATCGCCCGCGCCGCTTTATCAGACCATCGAAGGTCAGTCCGACAAGCACGCGCCCGGCGCGATCATCAAGCTGAATCCGTATGTCGCGGCGGCGCGCTACGTGATGGCCGGCAACGACGAACAGGCCGACATCAAACAGGCTGCGTCTCAGGTCGCCGACACCGTGGTCGCGCGCGTCAAGCAATAA
- a CDS encoding extracellular solute-binding protein produces the protein MTVLFLSLYGCHQKDSASPGAAAPAKTVITALVWAPDWPEEMLQIAAAFSKENPDIGVNVQFMVGNSVEANIKPRIASGNLPDLVSVNPNAYSAELADQGILADAGKTSAWNNMLDPLKDDWTSRRQSKAFGISGGVATVLMYYNQDMFEKAGIKTLPTNFREFLAVCEQLKRAGFTPVMWNGGFPNMLGNGPFSFGFANNVVAREPEWKKKIDDGTLNLNTPAVADIFAKMSLIADRGYVQDGYMATDYDGGIRLFKEGKVAMAFHGSWAAGLLLHGNPFRAGVFIPPWNAPGKRVVPVIGSETGFAVCETPNKAAALRFLEFIAGKGFSILQAKRQNISPFKQSAGAIAGDPQIVEYTRMVSRFPVTASPYYSELPSNSIERLHRLMQDVLLKRITPKQAAQQLDASVKNEAKMHYK, from the coding sequence GTGACTGTCCTTTTTTTGTCGTTGTACGGTTGTCATCAGAAGGATTCCGCTTCGCCGGGCGCGGCCGCGCCCGCGAAGACGGTCATCACCGCGCTGGTCTGGGCGCCGGACTGGCCGGAAGAAATGCTTCAGATCGCCGCCGCGTTCAGCAAGGAAAATCCGGACATCGGCGTGAATGTGCAGTTCATGGTCGGCAATTCCGTCGAGGCGAACATCAAGCCGCGCATCGCCTCCGGCAACCTGCCGGACCTCGTCAGTGTGAACCCGAATGCGTACTCGGCCGAACTGGCCGATCAGGGCATTCTGGCCGACGCCGGCAAAACGTCGGCATGGAACAACATGCTCGATCCGCTCAAGGACGACTGGACGAGCCGTCGGCAGTCGAAGGCGTTCGGCATTTCGGGCGGCGTGGCGACGGTGTTGATGTACTACAACCAGGACATGTTCGAGAAAGCCGGCATCAAGACGCTGCCGACCAATTTCCGCGAATTCCTGGCCGTCTGCGAGCAGCTCAAGCGCGCGGGTTTCACGCCTGTCATGTGGAACGGCGGGTTTCCGAACATGCTGGGCAACGGCCCGTTCAGCTTCGGCTTCGCGAACAACGTAGTCGCGCGCGAGCCCGAGTGGAAAAAGAAGATCGACGACGGCACGCTGAATCTGAACACGCCGGCAGTCGCCGATATATTTGCGAAGATGTCGCTGATCGCGGATCGCGGCTACGTGCAGGATGGATACATGGCGACGGACTACGACGGCGGCATCCGCCTGTTCAAGGAAGGCAAGGTCGCGATGGCGTTCCACGGCAGCTGGGCGGCCGGTCTGCTGCTGCACGGCAATCCGTTCCGGGCGGGCGTTTTCATTCCGCCGTGGAATGCGCCCGGCAAGCGCGTCGTGCCCGTGATCGGCAGCGAAACGGGCTTTGCGGTGTGCGAAACCCCGAACAAGGCGGCCGCCTTGCGCTTCCTGGAATTCATCGCCGGCAAGGGTTTCAGCATTCTCCAGGCGAAGCGCCAGAACATCTCGCCGTTCAAACAGAGCGCGGGCGCGATTGCGGGCGATCCGCAGATCGTCGAATACACGCGCATGGTCAGTCGTTTTCCCGTCACGGCGAGCCCGTACTATTCGGAGCTTCCGTCGAACTCTATCGAGCGCCTGCATCGTCTGATGCAGGATGTCCTCTTGAAGCGGATCACGCCGAAGCAGGCCGCCCAGCAGCTCGACGCGTCCGTCAAGAATGAAGCAAAGATGCATTACAAATGA